The following are encoded in a window of Clostridium thermarum genomic DNA:
- a CDS encoding anthrax toxin lethal factor-related metalloendopeptidase, with amino-acid sequence MKLLSRLRGKGQQTKMLFIIAIIAVLEIGVYYYFVYYLNKIVSIDSISIEVKQHSNFQLPKTVEARVKSSKYKRISVIWDKENIDTKLTGNVNLTGRVKGFNKTVNLKVRISEYIKAIERPRKVIIAAEDGNIYKDKLKLPEYLSVVYSTGKTARTKVQWDTSTVDRSTIGTYEIEGQFINDMQCEPKIVCILEVIDKEELLKRIIVQNRFLKKLEVKEALGKIKELPDYILETLLSGNIKIKYIDESITNMPEFQSLRDKEEKNLKVVGVFRYPQILIDYHTAINYLSSSDIDDLSTTTIHEIGHAIDFLLSGGEGKQLGISSESDFLSIWSSEAESLFRPEVTNLPQELNDYYRAYSYEYFAECFALYFQSETSRKILMDNAPNTYDFIAVLFN; translated from the coding sequence TTGAAATTACTAAGTAGACTTCGGGGAAAAGGACAGCAGACTAAAATGCTATTTATAATAGCAATCATTGCAGTACTGGAGATAGGGGTCTATTACTATTTTGTATATTATCTAAACAAGATAGTGAGTATTGATAGCATAAGCATAGAAGTTAAACAACACAGTAACTTTCAACTTCCAAAAACAGTAGAGGCAAGGGTAAAGAGCAGTAAATATAAAAGGATATCAGTAATTTGGGATAAGGAAAATATAGATACAAAGCTGACTGGAAATGTAAACCTAACAGGAAGGGTTAAAGGCTTTAATAAGACAGTAAACTTAAAGGTGAGAATTTCTGAATATATTAAGGCAATAGAGAGACCGCGAAAAGTAATTATAGCCGCTGAAGACGGTAACATCTACAAAGATAAACTAAAGCTTCCGGAATACCTATCAGTTGTATACAGCACCGGCAAAACCGCAAGAACGAAGGTTCAGTGGGATACAAGCACGGTGGATAGAAGCACCATAGGTACCTATGAGATAGAAGGGCAGTTTATTAATGACATGCAGTGTGAACCTAAGATTGTATGCATATTAGAAGTGATAGATAAAGAGGAACTCCTTAAAAGGATTATTGTGCAAAACCGATTTTTGAAAAAACTTGAGGTCAAAGAGGCTTTAGGGAAGATAAAGGAGTTACCTGATTATATATTAGAAACCCTATTAAGTGGTAACATTAAAATAAAATATATTGATGAGAGTATAACAAATATGCCGGAATTTCAAAGCTTAAGGGATAAAGAAGAAAAGAATCTAAAAGTTGTTGGAGTTTTTAGATATCCGCAAATATTAATAGACTACCATACTGCAATTAATTACTTATCTTCAAGTGATATTGATGATCTTTCAACTACAACAATTCATGAGATAGGGCACGCTATTGACTTTCTGTTATCCGGTGGGGAAGGTAAACAACTAGGTATATCTTCTGAAAGTGATTTTTTATCAATTTGGAGCAGTGAAGCTGAGAGCTTATTTAGGCCGGAAGTAACCAATTTGCCGCAGGAGCTTAATGATTATTATAGGGCTTACAGTTATGAATATTTTGCCGAGTGCTTTGCCCTTTATTTTCAAAGTGAAACTTCCAGAAAAATATTAATGGATAATGCGCCAAATACCTATGATTTTATTGCTGTTTTATTTAATTAA
- a CDS encoding nitroreductase family protein, with protein MSGVYERRSIRRYTDEPVSEGEIKKLLIAAMSAPSASNQQPWQFIVIDDKSIMEEIMKVHPYAQMLKDARFAIIVCGDLERAPLKEFWVQDCSAATENILIAAHELGLGAVWVGIYPQEERVKAIQQIENLPEKIIPLCIIPIGRPGEKKEPANRYDDNKVHRNKW; from the coding sequence ATGAGTGGAGTTTATGAAAGAAGAAGCATAAGAAGGTATACTGACGAACCGGTATCAGAAGGAGAAATAAAAAAACTGTTGATAGCTGCCATGAGTGCACCTTCCGCATCAAACCAGCAACCTTGGCAGTTTATTGTCATCGACGATAAGAGTATAATGGAGGAAATAATGAAGGTTCATCCATATGCTCAGATGCTTAAGGATGCAAGGTTTGCTATTATTGTTTGCGGAGATTTAGAGAGAGCACCTCTAAAAGAATTCTGGGTACAGGATTGTTCCGCAGCTACAGAAAATATATTAATAGCTGCTCATGAACTGGGCTTAGGAGCTGTATGGGTAGGCATATATCCACAAGAAGAGAGGGTAAAGGCAATACAGCAAATAGAAAACTTACCGGAAAAAATTATACCTTTATGTATCATACCCATAGGCCGTCCCGGAGAGAAAAAGGAGCCTGCCAATAGATACGATGATAATAAAGTACATAGGAATAAGTGGTAA
- the hsp18 gene encoding heat shock protein Hsp18 codes for MFEMVPFKRNGLSKRGDDFFNNFLGNFFDDDFFTPAAFMGNSFKVDLRETEDAYIVEADLPGVPKEAINIDYERNYLTISAKREDRVEEKKDNYVRRERHYGEFRRSFYVDNIDESKISANFKDGVLTVNLPKLDKEVRRRKRIDIQ; via the coding sequence ATGTTCGAAATGGTTCCATTCAAAAGAAACGGATTATCAAAAAGAGGAGATGACTTTTTTAATAACTTCTTAGGCAATTTCTTTGACGATGACTTCTTTACCCCTGCAGCCTTCATGGGAAACTCCTTTAAGGTAGATCTAAGAGAAACCGAAGATGCCTATATAGTAGAAGCTGATCTTCCAGGAGTACCAAAAGAAGCTATTAATATAGACTATGAAAGAAATTATCTTACTATAAGTGCAAAACGAGAAGACAGAGTAGAAGAAAAAAAAGATAACTATGTTAGAAGGGAACGTCATTATGGTGAGTTTAGAAGAAGCTTCTATGTTGACAATATAGATGAATCTAAAATTTCTGCCAACTTTAAAGATGGCGTACTAACAGTTAATCTCCCAAAGCTTGATAAGGAAGTTAGAAGAAGAAAGAGAATTGATATTCAATAG